One genomic segment of Streptomyces sp. NBC_00239 includes these proteins:
- the xylA gene encoding xylose isomerase: MTSDPLVPVPAHRFTFGLWTVGWQGRDPFGNATRPALDPVETVERLAWLGAYGVTFHDDDLIPFAAGDAAREQAVKRFRTALDTAGLKVPMATTNLFTHPVFKDGAFTANDRDVRRYALRKTIRNIDLAVELGASVYVAWGGREGAESGAAKDVRTALDRLKEAFDLLGEYVETQGYDLRFAIEPKPNEPRGDILLPTIGHALAFINELERPERVGLNPEVGHEQMAGLNFPHGIAQALWHGKLFHIDLNGQTGIKYDQDLRFGAGDLRQAFWLVDLLESAGYDGPRHFDFKPPRTEDLAGVWASAAACMRNYLLLAQRSRAFRSDPEVQAALAASRLPELALPTAEDGLAGLLADRSAFDDFDVDAAARRGMAFEQLDQLALEHLLGAR; encoded by the coding sequence ATGACCAGCGACCCGCTCGTCCCCGTCCCCGCGCACAGGTTCACCTTCGGCCTGTGGACCGTCGGCTGGCAGGGGCGGGACCCCTTCGGCAACGCCACCCGGCCCGCCCTCGACCCGGTCGAGACCGTGGAGCGACTGGCCTGGCTCGGCGCCTACGGCGTCACGTTCCACGACGACGACCTGATCCCCTTCGCCGCCGGCGACGCCGCCCGCGAGCAGGCGGTCAAGCGCTTCCGCACCGCACTCGACACGGCCGGGCTGAAGGTGCCGATGGCCACCACCAACCTCTTCACCCACCCGGTGTTCAAGGACGGCGCCTTCACCGCCAACGACCGGGACGTACGCCGGTACGCGCTGCGCAAGACGATCCGCAACATCGACCTGGCCGTGGAACTCGGCGCCTCGGTCTACGTGGCGTGGGGCGGCCGCGAGGGCGCGGAGTCGGGCGCGGCCAAGGACGTGCGCACCGCCCTCGACCGACTGAAGGAGGCCTTCGACCTGCTGGGCGAGTACGTCGAGACCCAGGGCTACGACCTGCGCTTCGCGATCGAACCCAAGCCCAACGAGCCGCGCGGCGACATCCTGCTGCCCACGATCGGCCACGCCCTGGCGTTCATCAACGAGTTGGAGCGGCCCGAGCGGGTCGGCCTCAACCCGGAGGTCGGCCACGAACAGATGGCCGGGCTGAACTTTCCGCACGGCATCGCCCAGGCGCTGTGGCACGGCAAACTGTTCCACATCGACCTCAACGGCCAGACCGGCATCAAGTACGACCAGGACCTGCGCTTCGGCGCGGGCGACCTGCGCCAGGCCTTCTGGCTGGTCGACCTGCTCGAGTCGGCGGGCTACGACGGCCCCCGCCACTTCGACTTCAAGCCGCCGCGCACGGAGGACTTGGCCGGCGTCTGGGCCTCGGCGGCCGCGTGCATGCGCAACTACCTGCTCCTGGCGCAGCGCTCCCGCGCCTTCCGGTCCGATCCGGAGGTCCAGGCCGCGCTCGCCGCCTCCAGGCTGCCCGAACTCGCCCTCCCCACGGCCGAGGACGGCCTGGCCGGGCTCCTGGCCGACCGGTCCGCCTTCGACGACTTCGACGTCGATGCCGCCGCCCGCCGCGGCATGGCCTTCGAACAGCTGGACCAGCTCGCCCTCGAACACCTCCTCGGCGCCCGCTGA
- the chvE gene encoding multiple monosaccharide ABC transporter substrate-binding protein — protein sequence MRKLSASLVALGLTLSLAACGQSANGTAAGDGAGDGAAGGNAKGGLIGIAMPTKSSERWINDGTNMVKEFQAKGYKTDLQYGDNVVENQVSQVENMITKGAKLLVIAAIDGSSLTNVLQKAADAHIPVISYDRLIRGTGNVDYYATFDNYKVGVLQGSYIVDKLGIKNGKGPFNIELFAGSPDDNNAAFFYNGAMSVLKPYIDNKKLVVRSGQTSLNQIATLRWDGGLAQSRMDNLLSKSYTAARVDAVLSPYDGISIGIISSLKGVGYGAGRPLPVVTGQDGELASVKSIIAGEQTQTVYKDTRQLAKAAVQMGDALLTGGKPEVNDTGQYDNGVKTVPAQLLQPVSVDKENYRKVLVDSGQYTADQLK from the coding sequence GTGCGGAAGCTTTCAGCGAGCCTTGTCGCCCTGGGTCTGACGCTGTCGCTGGCGGCCTGCGGCCAGAGCGCCAACGGAACGGCGGCGGGCGACGGAGCCGGCGACGGAGCGGCCGGCGGGAACGCCAAGGGCGGCCTCATCGGCATCGCGATGCCGACCAAGTCCTCGGAGCGCTGGATCAACGACGGCACCAACATGGTCAAGGAGTTCCAGGCCAAGGGTTACAAGACCGACCTCCAGTACGGCGACAACGTCGTGGAGAACCAGGTCTCCCAGGTGGAGAACATGATCACCAAGGGCGCCAAGCTACTGGTGATCGCCGCCATCGACGGCTCCTCGCTCACGAACGTGCTACAGAAGGCCGCCGACGCCCACATCCCCGTCATCTCCTACGACAGGTTGATTCGCGGCACCGGGAACGTCGACTACTACGCGACCTTCGACAACTACAAGGTCGGTGTCCTCCAGGGCAGTTACATCGTCGACAAGCTCGGCATCAAGAACGGCAAGGGCCCCTTCAACATCGAGCTGTTCGCCGGTTCACCGGACGACAACAACGCCGCGTTCTTCTACAACGGCGCGATGAGCGTCCTCAAGCCGTACATCGACAACAAGAAGCTGGTCGTGCGGAGCGGTCAGACCTCCCTCAACCAGATCGCCACACTGCGCTGGGACGGCGGTCTCGCCCAGTCCCGGATGGACAACCTGCTGAGCAAGTCGTACACCGCCGCCCGCGTCGACGCCGTGCTCTCGCCGTACGACGGCATCTCGATCGGCATCATCTCCTCGCTCAAGGGCGTCGGCTACGGCGCCGGCCGGCCACTGCCCGTCGTCACGGGCCAGGACGGCGAGCTGGCCTCGGTGAAGTCGATCATCGCGGGCGAGCAGACCCAGACCGTCTACAAGGACACCCGCCAACTGGCCAAGGCCGCGGTCCAGATGGGCGACGCGCTGCTGACCGGCGGCAAGCCCGAGGTCAACGACACCGGTCAGTACGACAACGGCGTCAAGACCGTACCGGCGCAGCTGCTCCAGCCGGTCAGCGTCGACAAGGAGAACTACCGGAAGGTCCTGGTGGACAGCGGCCAGTACACCGCGGACCAGCTCAAGTAG
- the mmsA gene encoding multiple monosaccharide ABC transporter ATP-binding protein — MARPVLEMRSISKTFPGVKALSEVNLTVAAGEVHAVCGENGAGKSTLMKVLSGVHPHGGYQGEIYFEGEPCRFRDIRASEQRGIVIIHQELALVPYLSIAENIFLGNEHASRGVISWHKTLTHAAALIRQVGLAESPHTRIADLGVGKQQLVEIAKALAKKVKLLILDEPTAALNDEDSRKLLDLILELKAQGISCILISHKLNEIARVADSVTILRDGRTIETIAIGPEGISEERIIRGMVGRDLEHRYPERAPEIGEVAFEIEDWSVRHPIDHRRKVVDGVSLNVRRGEIVGIAGLMGAGRTELAMSVFGRSYGRWTGGRVRLDGREIRTRTVPEAIGHGIAYVTEDRKQLGLNLNDDISRNISLSALGKVARRGWVDRHEEARIAESFRRTMNIKAPSVFAETGKLSGGNQQKVVLSKWIFAEPQVLILDEPTRGIDIGAKAEIYTVIAELAAEGKAVLVISSELPELLGLCDRIYTMAAGRITGEVTRADATQESLMRLMTMSAASPDKQV; from the coding sequence ATGGCCCGACCCGTTCTCGAGATGCGGTCGATCAGCAAGACGTTTCCCGGCGTCAAGGCCCTCTCCGAGGTCAACCTGACCGTCGCGGCCGGCGAGGTGCACGCCGTCTGCGGTGAGAACGGCGCCGGCAAGTCCACCCTGATGAAGGTGCTCAGCGGGGTCCACCCGCACGGCGGCTACCAGGGCGAGATCTACTTCGAGGGCGAGCCCTGCCGGTTCCGGGACATCCGGGCCAGCGAGCAGCGCGGCATCGTGATCATCCACCAGGAACTCGCGCTGGTTCCCTACCTGTCCATCGCCGAGAACATCTTCCTCGGCAACGAGCACGCCAGCCGGGGCGTCATCAGCTGGCACAAGACGCTGACCCACGCCGCCGCACTGATCCGGCAGGTCGGACTCGCCGAGAGCCCGCACACCAGGATCGCCGATCTCGGCGTGGGCAAACAGCAGTTGGTCGAGATCGCCAAGGCGCTCGCCAAGAAGGTCAAGCTCCTCATCCTGGACGAGCCGACTGCCGCTCTGAACGACGAGGACAGCCGCAAGCTGCTCGACCTGATCCTCGAACTCAAAGCCCAGGGCATCTCCTGCATCCTCATCTCGCACAAGCTGAACGAGATCGCCCGGGTCGCCGACAGCGTCACCATCCTGCGCGACGGGCGGACCATCGAGACCATCGCGATCGGTCCCGAGGGCATCTCCGAGGAGCGGATCATCCGCGGCATGGTCGGCCGCGACCTGGAACACCGCTACCCCGAGCGCGCACCGGAGATCGGCGAGGTCGCCTTCGAGATCGAGGACTGGAGCGTCCGGCACCCGATCGACCACCGCCGCAAGGTGGTCGACGGCGTCTCGCTGAACGTCCGTCGCGGCGAGATCGTCGGCATCGCCGGCCTCATGGGCGCCGGCCGCACCGAACTGGCCATGAGCGTCTTCGGCCGCTCGTACGGACGGTGGACCGGCGGCCGGGTGCGGCTGGACGGCCGGGAGATCCGCACCCGGACGGTACCGGAGGCGATCGGACACGGCATCGCGTACGTGACCGAGGACCGCAAGCAGCTCGGCCTCAACCTCAACGACGACATCAGCCGGAACATCTCGCTGAGCGCCCTCGGCAAGGTCGCCAGGCGGGGCTGGGTCGACCGGCACGAGGAGGCACGGATCGCCGAATCGTTCCGGCGGACCATGAACATCAAGGCCCCCTCGGTGTTCGCGGAGACCGGCAAGCTCAGCGGCGGCAACCAGCAGAAGGTCGTCCTCAGCAAGTGGATCTTCGCCGAGCCGCAGGTGCTGATCCTCGACGAGCCCACCCGGGGCATCGACATCGGTGCCAAGGCGGAGATCTACACCGTCATCGCCGAACTCGCCGCCGAGGGCAAGGCGGTACTCGTCATCTCCTCCGAACTCCCCGAACTCCTGGGCCTGTGCGACCGGATCTACACCATGGCCGCAGGCCGGATCACCGGTGAAGTCACCCGCGCGGACGCCACCCAGGAATCCCTCATGCGGCTCATGACCATGAGTGCGGCATCCCCCGACAAGCAGGTGTGA
- the mmsB gene encoding multiple monosaccharide ABC transporter permease: protein MAQTKTTPDTTPRAPGTGQRPSAGAVLARALRGNLRQYGMLLALALIVLLFQFWTDGILLQPLNITNLIQQNGYILILAIGMMIVIIAGHIDLSVGSLAAFVGAAAAVMMVEHKMAWPVALVAALLIGALAGAWQGFWIAYLGIPSFIVTLAGMLLFRGGTQILLQGQSVAPFPKGFQNISSGFLPAVGPATDYHNLTLLLGFTVLAVAILQEVRGRRRAASYGLEPLPTGLFLVKLGAISAAVVAFTLLLASYQGVPVVLLILGVLLVGFGYVMRNSILGRHTYAIGGNEAAARLSGVKSKRVVFLAFVNMGVLAALAGMVFAARLNAGTPQAGINFELEAIAAAFIGGASASGGVGTVIGALTGGLVLGVLNNGMSLVGVGTDYQQVIKGLVLLAAVGFDVYNKRKAGA, encoded by the coding sequence ATGGCCCAGACCAAGACCACCCCGGACACCACGCCCCGCGCACCGGGGACCGGCCAACGGCCGTCGGCCGGTGCCGTACTGGCCCGAGCGTTGCGCGGCAACCTGCGCCAGTACGGGATGCTGCTCGCGCTGGCGCTGATCGTGCTGCTGTTCCAGTTCTGGACGGACGGCATCCTGCTCCAGCCGCTCAACATCACCAATCTGATCCAGCAGAACGGCTACATCCTCATCCTGGCCATCGGCATGATGATCGTCATCATCGCCGGGCACATCGACCTGTCGGTCGGGTCGCTCGCCGCCTTCGTCGGGGCGGCCGCGGCGGTGATGATGGTCGAGCACAAGATGGCCTGGCCGGTGGCGCTGGTGGCCGCACTGCTGATCGGGGCTCTCGCCGGAGCCTGGCAGGGGTTCTGGATCGCCTATCTCGGGATCCCCTCGTTCATCGTCACGCTGGCCGGCATGCTGCTGTTCCGCGGCGGCACCCAGATCCTCCTGCAGGGCCAGTCGGTCGCGCCGTTCCCCAAGGGCTTCCAGAACATCAGCAGTGGCTTCCTTCCCGCGGTCGGCCCCGCCACCGACTACCACAACCTCACTCTCCTGCTGGGCTTCACGGTGTTGGCCGTCGCGATCCTCCAGGAGGTGCGCGGACGGCGGCGGGCCGCCTCGTACGGGCTGGAACCGCTCCCGACCGGGCTGTTCCTCGTGAAGCTCGGCGCGATCAGCGCGGCCGTGGTGGCCTTCACGCTGCTGCTGGCCAGCTACCAGGGGGTGCCGGTGGTTCTGCTGATCCTCGGCGTCCTGCTGGTCGGCTTCGGGTACGTGATGCGCAATTCGATCCTCGGCCGGCACACCTACGCCATCGGCGGCAATGAGGCGGCGGCGCGGCTGTCCGGGGTGAAGAGCAAGCGGGTCGTCTTCCTGGCCTTCGTGAACATGGGCGTCCTCGCGGCCCTGGCCGGGATGGTCTTCGCCGCGCGGCTCAACGCCGGTACGCCGCAGGCCGGCATCAACTTCGAGTTGGAGGCGATCGCCGCCGCCTTCATCGGCGGCGCCTCCGCGAGCGGCGGTGTGGGAACCGTCATCGGAGCGCTCACCGGCGGTCTGGTGCTGGGCGTGCTGAACAACGGCATGTCGCTGGTCGGCGTGGGTACCGACTACCAGCAGGTGATCAAGGGCCTGGTCCTGCTGGCGGCCGTCGGCTTCGACGTCTACAACAAGCGCAAGGCCGGAGCCTGA
- a CDS encoding expansin EXLX1 family cellulose-binding protein, producing the protein MLGTTVTLTAAGVLFCLVTAMSPGPEAKAGAGTKAGARTDVAAAPAATQVEATPHSAPTSPAPPTDSPHAAATPSAATATTTAGTPQPSAKTTPPAASTPAPSAGRIQPGTTYRGVATAYAAGDGNGACLFGPSDDLMIAAMNTTDYESSRACGAYVRVRAANGASITVRITNECPLPCAPGQLDLSQQAFAKLADPKVGRIPITWRLLSPKTSGTISIRYKTGSSPHWCGIQVIDHRNPVARLEVRTAKGWRRLPRTDYNYFLSPDGRGCGGAMRITDIHGERLIVEGTALLPNVAQPTRVQFAAH; encoded by the coding sequence ATGCTGGGTACGACAGTGACACTGACCGCCGCGGGCGTCCTCTTCTGCCTGGTGACGGCCATGTCCCCCGGCCCCGAGGCCAAGGCCGGGGCCGGCACCAAGGCCGGGGCCCGGACCGACGTGGCGGCCGCCCCCGCCGCCACCCAGGTGGAAGCCACACCGCACTCGGCCCCGACGAGCCCCGCGCCCCCCACGGACAGCCCGCATGCCGCGGCGACCCCGAGCGCGGCCACCGCGACGACCACCGCGGGGACGCCACAGCCCTCGGCGAAGACGACCCCACCGGCGGCGTCCACCCCGGCACCGTCGGCAGGACGCATCCAGCCCGGGACCACCTACAGGGGTGTCGCCACCGCCTACGCCGCCGGCGACGGCAACGGCGCCTGCCTGTTCGGCCCGAGCGACGACCTCATGATCGCGGCGATGAACACCACCGACTACGAGTCGTCCAGGGCGTGCGGCGCGTACGTGCGCGTCCGCGCCGCGAACGGCGCTTCGATCACGGTCCGGATCACCAACGAATGCCCACTGCCCTGCGCACCCGGGCAACTGGACCTCAGCCAACAGGCCTTCGCGAAACTGGCCGATCCCAAGGTCGGCCGCATCCCCATCACCTGGCGCCTGCTGAGCCCCAAGACGTCCGGCACGATCTCCATCCGGTACAAGACCGGGTCCAGCCCCCACTGGTGCGGCATCCAGGTGATCGACCACCGCAACCCGGTCGCACGGCTTGAGGTACGCACCGCCAAGGGCTGGCGGAGACTGCCCCGCACCGACTACAACTACTTCCTCTCCCCCGACGGCAGGGGGTGCGGCGGCGCGATGAGGATCACCGACATCCACGGAGAGCGGCTGATCGTCGAGGGCACCGCGCTGCTGCCGAACGTCGCACAACCGACCCGGGTCCAGTTCGCCGCGCACTGA
- a CDS encoding SigE family RNA polymerase sigma factor: protein MVLDDASAEFHDFFERHYAELARFAHLLTGEADGADDLAADALIALWQRWDRLRQAEHPLAYARGVVANLARSRIRSAVRERRRIALFWSRGAEPSHGTDVAAVVDVRTALARLPFRKRTCVVLRHAFDLSEKDTALALGISVGTVKSQTSKGMAELERMLGTTGAAGELLAGRRSR, encoded by the coding sequence ATGGTCCTCGATGACGCGTCCGCGGAATTCCACGACTTCTTCGAACGCCACTACGCCGAACTCGCCCGGTTCGCACACCTGCTGACCGGCGAAGCAGACGGTGCCGACGATCTGGCCGCGGACGCCCTGATCGCGCTGTGGCAGCGCTGGGACCGGCTGCGCCAAGCCGAGCACCCCCTCGCGTACGCCCGCGGCGTGGTCGCCAACCTGGCACGGTCACGGATCCGCAGCGCGGTGCGCGAGCGCCGCCGGATCGCCTTGTTCTGGTCCCGCGGTGCCGAGCCGTCGCACGGTACGGACGTGGCCGCCGTGGTGGACGTGCGGACCGCTCTCGCCCGGTTGCCGTTCCGGAAGCGGACGTGCGTGGTCCTGCGGCACGCCTTCGACCTGTCGGAGAAGGACACCGCGCTGGCACTCGGAATATCGGTCGGTACGGTGAAGAGCCAGACCTCGAAGGGAATGGCCGAACTGGAACGGATGCTGGGCACCACTGGAGCAGCCGGGGAACTGTTGGCGGGGAGGAGGAGCCGATGA
- a CDS encoding RICIN domain-containing protein encodes MGLVLGVPGVLGPYLLFVQADSEAATFDSGGYYEVVSVRSGKVLGVPGADTADGAWTRQQSRVAGAASQQWRLRPTRDGYYELENRSSKKVLGVRGASRQSAAAVEQQSDLGASAQQWKIEEVGGAAVKFVSRSSGLVLDVWGGSTGDGVPLIQYADRGSTNQRWKLVKVGGPGRYTWHNAQIVGGGFVTGLVFNPARKDLLYARTDIGGAYRWDATAARWTSLTDWIGGGDWNLLGIESVATDPVDPNRLYLASGTYTNDWAGNGAILRSTDQGRTFQRTDLPFKLGGNEDGRSMGERLALDPSDHGTLYLGTRKNGLWRSTDYGVTWSQVGSFPVKDGASSGVGLSFVTFGPSGSRTIYVGVADKTTSLYRSTDGGSTWQAVPGRPTGQLPQHGVLSGDGSLYLTYTNAPGPNGVTAGSVWKHTPSTGGWKNISPSSGGYGFAGLAVDPQRPSTVMVTTLDRWWPSDEIYRSADGGDSWKALGATSVRDNSAAPYVGTGIGHWMGALAIDPFDSGRVLYGTGSGIWGSNDVTAADTGRATHWTIPAKGLEETATLGLIKPPGLPLISALGDVSGFRHEDLTKVPAKALSGPLFTNTTGIDFAQSKPQFMVRVGLGGEQHGAYSTDGGVDWTPFPAAPVRDAGGGSVAVSADGAAVVWAPDGQVPYSSTNRGSAWTAASGLPKGTAVVADRSAANTFYALGGGTLYASTDGGKNFTARATGLGGGQLRAVPGLAGDLWIAGGGNGLLHSTNGGRSFGKLGAVERASGVGFGKAAPGAGYQALYLSGQVKGVIGLFRSTDGGSVWVRINDDRHQFGGSAISVISGDPDVYGRVYLGGYGRGVVYGDPS; translated from the coding sequence ATGGGTCTGGTGCTGGGCGTACCCGGGGTGCTCGGCCCCTACCTGCTGTTCGTGCAGGCCGACTCGGAGGCCGCGACGTTCGATTCCGGCGGCTACTACGAGGTGGTGTCCGTGCGCAGCGGGAAGGTGCTGGGCGTGCCCGGGGCGGACACAGCGGACGGCGCCTGGACACGGCAGCAGAGCCGCGTGGCCGGTGCCGCGAGTCAGCAATGGCGGCTGAGGCCGACGCGGGACGGCTACTACGAGCTGGAGAACCGCAGCAGTAAGAAGGTCCTCGGTGTGCGAGGTGCCTCCAGGCAGTCGGCGGCGGCCGTCGAGCAGCAGTCCGACCTCGGCGCCTCCGCGCAGCAGTGGAAGATCGAGGAGGTCGGCGGCGCGGCGGTGAAGTTCGTCTCCCGGAGCAGCGGCTTGGTGCTGGACGTGTGGGGCGGCTCCACCGGCGACGGCGTGCCGCTCATCCAGTACGCGGACCGGGGCAGCACCAACCAGCGGTGGAAGCTCGTGAAGGTGGGTGGCCCGGGCAGGTACACCTGGCACAACGCGCAGATCGTCGGTGGCGGGTTCGTCACCGGGCTGGTCTTTAACCCCGCCCGCAAGGACCTGCTGTACGCGCGGACCGACATCGGCGGCGCGTACCGTTGGGACGCGACCGCCGCCCGGTGGACCTCCCTGACCGACTGGATCGGCGGAGGCGACTGGAACCTGCTGGGGATCGAGAGCGTGGCGACCGACCCGGTCGATCCGAACCGCCTGTACCTCGCGAGCGGCACCTACACCAACGACTGGGCGGGCAACGGCGCGATCCTGCGCTCCACCGACCAGGGCAGGACGTTCCAGCGCACCGACCTGCCGTTCAAACTGGGCGGCAACGAGGACGGCCGGTCCATGGGCGAGCGGCTGGCGCTGGACCCCTCCGACCACGGCACGCTCTACCTGGGTACCCGCAAGAACGGGCTCTGGCGGAGCACCGACTACGGCGTGACATGGAGTCAGGTCGGCAGCTTCCCCGTGAAGGACGGGGCGAGCAGCGGAGTCGGCCTCTCCTTCGTGACCTTCGGCCCGTCCGGCAGCCGGACGATCTACGTCGGGGTGGCCGACAAGACCACCTCGCTGTACCGATCCACCGACGGCGGCAGCACCTGGCAGGCCGTGCCCGGCCGGCCCACGGGGCAGCTGCCGCAGCACGGTGTGCTGTCCGGCGACGGCTCGCTCTACCTGACGTACACCAACGCGCCGGGCCCGAACGGCGTGACGGCCGGTTCGGTGTGGAAGCACACTCCGTCCACCGGGGGCTGGAAGAACATCTCGCCGTCCAGCGGCGGTTACGGCTTCGCCGGGCTGGCGGTCGATCCGCAGCGCCCGTCCACGGTCATGGTCACCACGCTGGACCGGTGGTGGCCCTCGGACGAGATCTACCGGTCGGCCGACGGCGGCGACTCCTGGAAGGCGCTCGGCGCGACCTCGGTCCGGGACAACTCCGCAGCGCCCTACGTGGGCACCGGCATCGGTCACTGGATGGGCGCCCTGGCCATCGACCCCTTCGATTCCGGGCGCGTGCTGTACGGCACCGGGTCGGGGATATGGGGCAGCAACGACGTGACCGCGGCGGACACCGGGCGGGCGACACACTGGACCATCCCGGCCAAGGGCCTGGAGGAGACCGCGACTCTCGGACTGATCAAGCCCCCCGGTCTTCCTCTGATCAGTGCGCTCGGCGATGTCAGCGGGTTCCGGCACGAGGACCTCACCAAGGTGCCCGCCAAGGCGCTGTCCGGACCGCTGTTCACCAACACCACGGGTATCGACTTCGCCCAGTCGAAGCCGCAGTTCATGGTGCGGGTCGGTCTCGGTGGTGAGCAGCACGGGGCCTACTCGACCGACGGCGGAGTCGACTGGACACCCTTCCCCGCAGCGCCGGTGCGCGACGCGGGCGGCGGTTCCGTTGCCGTCTCGGCGGACGGCGCCGCCGTGGTGTGGGCCCCCGATGGGCAGGTCCCGTATTCCTCGACCAACCGCGGTTCGGCCTGGACGGCGGCCTCCGGTCTGCCCAAGGGCACGGCCGTGGTGGCCGACCGTTCGGCGGCGAACACCTTCTACGCCCTCGGTGGCGGCACCCTGTACGCCAGCACCGACGGCGGGAAGAACTTCACCGCCCGGGCCACGGGCCTGGGCGGCGGGCAATTGAGGGCGGTTCCGGGCCTCGCAGGTGACCTGTGGATCGCCGGCGGGGGCAACGGACTCCTCCACTCCACCAACGGGGGGAGGAGCTTCGGCAAGCTCGGCGCCGTGGAGCGGGCGAGCGGCGTCGGCTTCGGCAAGGCGGCCCCGGGTGCCGGGTACCAGGCGCTCTACCTCTCCGGGCAGGTGAAGGGGGTCATCGGGCTGTTCCGTTCCACCGACGGCGGCTCGGTCTGGGTCCGGATCAACGACGACCGGCACCAGTTCGGTGGCAGCGCCATCAGCGTCATCAGTGGCGACCCCGACGTGTACGGGCGGGTGTACCTGGGCGGCTACGGCCGTGGCGTGGTGTACGGCGACCCGTCCTGA
- a CDS encoding papain-like cysteine protease family protein: MGRFRYGTTASAIALAALGSLAAAGGTAHAEAAQDTISMLKQEKTQWCWVASGLTIAKFQGFGSTQTDFCNRAQPYYGCNNQPATLDDMARGWSSLGLAHTGSGLSSAATFNQVYTDVKAARPIGARIGWTSGGGHMNVVYGFDTSNSTIAVADPWPDTTTYTWWNYNDYVSNSSSKWTHSRIGISR, translated from the coding sequence ATGGGCAGGTTCAGGTACGGAACCACGGCGTCGGCGATCGCGCTGGCCGCCTTGGGATCGCTCGCGGCCGCGGGAGGCACGGCTCACGCGGAAGCGGCTCAGGACACCATCAGCATGCTGAAGCAGGAGAAGACCCAGTGGTGTTGGGTCGCCTCCGGGCTGACCATCGCCAAGTTCCAGGGCTTCGGCTCAACACAGACGGACTTCTGCAACCGGGCTCAGCCCTACTACGGCTGCAACAACCAGCCCGCCACGCTCGACGACATGGCCAGGGGCTGGAGCAGCCTCGGCCTGGCCCACACCGGCTCGGGCCTGAGCAGCGCGGCCACGTTCAACCAGGTGTACACCGACGTCAAGGCGGCCCGGCCGATCGGTGCCCGCATCGGGTGGACGTCCGGCGGCGGCCACATGAACGTGGTCTACGGCTTCGACACGTCGAACAGCACGATCGCCGTGGCCGACCCGTGGCCGGACACCACCACGTACACGTGGTGGAACTACAACGACTACGTGAGCAACAGCTCGTCCAAGTGGACCCATTCCCGCATCGGTATCTCCCGCTAA